AAGTAAGAACCACCCGAGACAGTGACAGACAGGTGACACGGAGTGCCTGCATCCCAGGTGCCAATCAGTAAGAAACACCCGAGACAGTGACAGGTGACACGGAGTGCCCGCATCCCCGGTGCAAATCAGTAAGAACCACCCGAGACAGTGACAGACAGGTGACACGGAGTGCCTGCATCCCAGATGCAAATCAGTAAGAAACACCCGAGACAGTGACAGACAGGTGACAGCGAGTGCCTGCATCCCAGGTGCCAATCAGTAAGAACCACCTGAGACAGTGACAGACAGATGACACCGAGTGCCTGCATCCCAGATGCAAATCAGTTAAGAACGACCCGAGACAGTATGGGACAGACAGGTGACACGGAGTGCCTGCATCCCAGATGCAAATCAGTAAGAACCACCCGAGACAGTGACAGACAGGTGACACGGAGTGCCTGCATCCCAGATGCAAATCAGTAAGAACCACCCGAGACAGTGACAGACAGGTGACACGGAGTGCCTGCATCCCAGATGCAAATCAGTAAGAAACACTCGAGACAGTGACAGACAGGTGACACGGAGTGCCTGCATCCCAGATGCAAATCAGTAAGAACCACCCAAGACAGTGACAGACAGGTGACACGGAGTGCCTGCATCCCAGATGCAAATCAGTTAAGAACGACCCAAGACAGTATGGGACAGACAGGTGACACGGAGTGCCTGCATCCCAGATGCAAATCAGTAAGAACCACCCGAGACAGTGACAGACAGATGACACCGAgtgcctgcatcccagctgcaAATCAGTAAGAACCACCCGAGACAGTGACAGACAGGTGACACCGAGTGCCTGCATCCCAGATGCAAATCAGTTAAGAACGACCTGAGACAGTGACAGACAGGTGACACGGAGTGCCTACATCCCAGATGCAAATCAGTTAAGAACGACCTGAGACAGTGACAGACAGGTGACACGGAGTGCCTGCATCCCAGATGCAAATAAGTAAGAACCACCCGAGACACTGACAGGTGACACGGAGTGCCTGCATCCCAGGTGCCAATCAGTAAGAAACACCCGAGACAGTGACAGGTGACACGGAGTGCCCGCATCCCCGGTGCAAATCAGTAAGAACCACCCGAGACAGTGACAGACAGGCGACACGGAGTGCCTGCATTCCAGATGCAAATCAGTAAGAAACACCCGAGACAGTGACAGACAGGTGACAGCGAGTGCCTGCATCCCAGGTGCCAATCAGTAAGAACCACCTGAGACAGTGACAGACAGATGACACCGAGTGCCTGCATCCCAGATGCAAATCAGTTAAGAACGACCCGAGACAGTATGGGACAGACAGGTGACACGGAGTGCCTGCATCCCAGATGCAAATCAGTAAGAACCACCCGAGACAGTGACAGACAGGTGACACGGAGTGCCTGCGTCCCAGATGCAAATCAGTTAAGAACGACCTGAGACAGTGACAGACAGGTGACACGGAGTGCCTGCATCCCAGATGCAAATCAGTAAGAACCACCCAAGACAGTGACAGACAGGTGACACGGAGTGCCTGCATCCCAGGTGCCAATCAGTAAGAAACACCCGAGACAGTGACAGACAGGTGACACGGAGTGCCCGCATCCCCGGTGCAAATCAGTAAGAATCACCCGAGACAGTGACAGACAGGTGACACGGAGTGCCTGCGTCCCGGGTCCAAATCAGTAAGAAACACCCGAGACAGTGACAGACAGGTGACACCGAgtgcctgcatcccagctgcaAATCAGTAAGAACCACCCGAGACAGTGACAGACAGGTGACACGGAGTGCCTGCGTCCCAGATGCAAATCAGTTAAGAACGACCTGAGACAGTGACAGACAGGTGACACGGAGTGCCTGCATCCCAGATGCAAATCAGTAAGAACCACCCGAGACAGTGACAGACAGGTGACACGGAGTGCCTGCATCCCAGGTGCCAATCAGTAAGAAACACCCGAGACAGTGACAGGTGACAGCGAgtgcctgcatcccagctgcaAATCAGTAAGAACCACCCGAGACAGTGACAGACAGGTGACACGGAGTGCCTGCATCCCAGATGCAAATCAGTAAGAACCACCCGAGACAGTGATAGGTGACACAGAGTGCCTGCATCCCAGATGCAAATCAGTAAGAACCACCCGAGACAGTGACAGACAAGTGACACGGAGTGCCTGCATCCCAAGTGCCAATCAGTAAGAACCACCTGAGACAGTGACAGACAAGTGACACGGAgtgcctgcatcccagctgcaAATCAGTAAGAACCACCCGAGACAGTGACGACAGGTGACAGCGAGTGCCTGCATCCCAGATGCAAATCAGTAAGAACCACCGGAGACAGTATGGGACAGACAGGTGACACCGAGTGCCTGCGTCCCAGGTGCAAATCAGTTAAGAACGACCCGAGACAGTATGGGACAGACAGGTGACACGGAGTGCCTGCATCCTGGCGCCAGGCGTGCTGGGCGCAATTAGACAGACATGTCCCTCATCCATCGCGCCAGTCCCTTCCACGGGGTAGGCACTATTATCTACACGCTTTATATGTGGAGAAACTCCGCACCGTGCACAGGGCCACGCTGCTGGGACAAGGGCAGCAGGTGTCTCCCGGGCCTGGCCCGTGTCAGCCCCACCTCCCGCCAGTGCCTCCTGCCATGATGCTGGCTCCAGCCATGTGACCTCAGTTCACTTCTTTTTGACTTGACAGCGCTctcatatacatatttacataatatatcaagtgtgtttatatatgtatatattttaaatgtctatatATTTTGTTACACTATAATATAAACCTTTTAcaggaaagacaatttttttttagagaaaattttttttctttggagacagtatccctctgtcgcccaggatggagtgcagtggtgcaatctcagcttacagcaacctctgcctcccaggttgaagcgattctcctgcctcagcctccccagtaagtgggattacaggtgcccaccaccatacccggttaatttttgtatttttagtagagacctggtctcgccatgttggccaggctggtctcgaacccctgacctcaggtgatcctccctccttggcctcccacagtgctggggattacagccatgagccatggtgcccagccaacactgaaattttaaatgttactttaaaCAGAAATATGGAAACACAGAGGTGAGAAAGAGGTGTGCAAATCATGGGGTCCTAAAAAGTGCCATTCCTGGAGCCGCTCAGGGTCACTGCAGGTGCTAGGGAAGCAAGCCTCCTTCAACCAGAGAGGCTCCAATTCCCTCTTGTACTCATTTGAAAACCAAGTGGCTAAAATGTCCAAATAAACACATTTAGGAAAAACGATTTGCTGGGCCCTGTGAGCGCCTCCCTCCCGCAGCTGGAGAGCTGTGTCTCCCTGGCCGGGAGCGGCCTGCAAGGTGTTGGGCTTCCTCCCAGTGTGGCAGGCTCTGGGACAGCCCTCCTGGGGCACGGAGCGGTACAGACTGTGGGGATCACTCACTTGTGGTGGGCAGGGCCCCAGGAGCCCAGAAGGTGGCAGCCGGCCTGCTCCAGGTTCCAGTCGAACATCTCCAGCACTTTGTGGCACTCCCCTCTGGGCCGCAGACCCAGCCCGAAGAGCTGCTCCACCTGGGGGTAAGGGTGGCACCATGGACACGCGGGCCCAGAGCACCGACtagggtgggggaagaggagagtCGGAGCCAGGGGGCGTGGGGCTGGGGGCAGCAGAACCAGGCTTCAGGGTCCCTGAAAGCCAGAGTGAGCAGGAGGTGGCGGTACCTTCAGATACTGGGCAGCCCTCTGCACGCTCCAGCCGTGGCACTGCAGGGCCGCCTGGCACTCCTCTGTGGTCACCCCATGCACCATGGCCTGCAGCTGGGCACACCCACCCCTGTCAGCACCACTAGggcccactgctcctggccccttgGGCCCTGCCCCACCTCGCCCACAGCCAGGCTGGGTGCTCACCATCTGGATCTTGTCTCCTGGCCGGCCCGCCTCTGGCCCATCGCCAGGGCAGCCCCTCTGTGGCAGCCGAGCAGTGGCCCTTGGGGGTGGTGGCCGGGCCCCTGGGTTGCTGTTGTTGGTGGAGAAGTTGGCCTTGGGGTCCAAGGCAGCCTGGGGCATCGGCCGCACGGTGGCCGTGGGGGCGGCGGGGGCTGGGGTGCTGGGTGGGGGCAGCAGCAGAGGCACAGGCAGGGGGGCCGGCTCCTCGGGGCTCTGGGCCTCACGCAGGAAGCGCTGGTAGCGCTCCAGGTAGGACGGTCGCTCGGGCAGCAAGTAATAGTGGGTGCTGCTGACCTTCTTgccatcccggacgatgggcagGATGCAGGGACCAGCCCGCGGGCCAGGGGCCTGGATCACCTGGGGGGTGGCGTACTTGGGGTCTGAGGCAAAGCTCTGGGTGGTGGGCATGATCTTCCCAGGTGAGCTTGAGAGCCGGGGTGGCAGCGGGGAGCTGCCAGGTGGTACCAGGGGGCTGGGTGTCCTCGAGCCTTGAGGGGACAGGGGCTCCCGCGGAGGCACCCGGGGAGGGGAAGCAGGTCCAGGCCACCGGCCGGTCTCCTCCTCGCCCAAGGGGGCTGGAGACAGCTGGACGTGGGGGCGTGTGGGCCGAGGTGGGATGGGTACCCGAGGAGGCACCTGGGGCTTGTCGTCACCCCCCGGGCTGGGAGAGGGGGCCGGGGAGCCGGCCGGAGCCTGCAGTTGCCTCATGCACTCCTGCTGCAGCGCCTGGAAGATCTCTGCGGTCTGTGCGGAGCTGGGCGGCTTGCCCCCACCCTGGGGTGGCAGGAACAGGTTGTCCTCCAAGGGAGGAGGCGGCCGCGCCTGCTCAGGCACAAAGGCGTAGTTGGTCTGGCCCTGGCTGGGCCCGGCAGGGACCCCCGCGCCCACGAGGGTGCTGTTGATGGAGCAGATCTCAAAGTCATCCTCATCCTGGGCCACGTCGTCATAGGCGGGCGGGGGGGGCAGCGGGCGTGCGTCCCAGTCCACCACAGGCGTGGGGTGCAGGGGCCGGGGCAGTGCCCGCGTGGGGCTCTGAGGCGGGGTCTCGTCCAGCAGGGAGCAGGCGTCCATGGCCAGCTGCGCCAGGGAGGGCGCGCAGGGCCGTAGGGCCGGGACCACGGGCTCCTCACCAAAGTCGATGAGCGTGACCTCAGCCCCGCTGCCTCGGCTGGCCTTGGTGCCCGGCACCCGCGCCGAGGGCTTCGCCAGCCACAGCCCTCGGGGCAGGCCTGGCTTCCGCAGGCCCAGCCTCTTGAAGTCGCTGGACAAGGGGTCTTGGTCCTCGCTCACAGGGTCATAGGTTGGTTCTGTGATGGAAAGGGAGAGCCCAACAGGAAGGCAGTCAGGCAGGGTCTGGGGCACGAGGGGAGGTGGCACGTGGGAAAGAAAGCTGAGTGTCCCCCAGCAACCCTCCACTCCCAACTCCCCACGAGGTCTGAGGTCAGCCACCGGCGGCCAGGTTCTCAGCGCACCTCCGACCACTCCATCAGGAGGGCGGAACCTGCTCTGCCCGGCAGCCCCATGTGGGCCGGTGAGCCCCGCCTCCCTCCGTCTAAGCTGCAGCAAGCAACACTGGCTCCTGCCTGACGCTGCCTCCACCAGCACAAGACCCCAGCAGCCCTGCTCCTGCGCCCTAGCGAGTTAGTAAGCCCTCATCCCCGCCCCTGTCACGGCACACCATTAGTGCAGGCACGGAGCCGCCTCCTGCCATCAGGGGCTATAGGGACTATCCTTGGAGAGGA
This region of Gorilla gorilla gorilla isolate KB3781 chromosome 2, NHGRI_mGorGor1-v2.1_pri, whole genome shotgun sequence genomic DNA includes:
- the TNK2 gene encoding activated CDC42 kinase 1 isoform X24, producing the protein MQPEEGTGWLLELLSEVQLQQYFLRLRDDLNVTRLSHFEYVKNEDLEKIGMGRPGQRRLWEAVKRRKALCKRKSWMSKVFSGKRLEAEFPPHHSQSTFRKTSPAPGGPAGEGPLQSLTCLIGEKDLRLLEKLGDGSFGVVRRGEWDAPSGKTVSVAVKCLKPDVLSQPEAMDDFIREVNAMHSLDHRNLIRLYGVVLTPPMKMVTELAPLGSLLDRLRKHQGHFLLGTLSRYAVQVAEGMGYLESKRFIHRDLAARNLLLATRDLVKIGDFGLMRALPQNDDHYVMQEHRKVPFAWCAPESLKTRTFSHASDTWMFGVTLWEMFTYGQEPWIGLNGSQILHKIDKEGERLPRPEDCPQDIYNVMVQCWAHKPEDRPTFVALRDFLLEAQPTDMRALQDFEEPDKLHIQMNDVITVIEGRAENYWWRGQNTRTLCVGPFPRNVVTSVAGLSAQDISQPLQNSFIHTGHGDSDPRHCWGFPDRIDELYLGNPMDPPDLLSVELSTSRRPQHLGGVKKPTYDPVSEDQDPLSSDFKRLGLRKPGLPRGLWLAKPSARVPGTKASRGSGAEVTLIDFGEEPVVPALRPCAPSLAQLAMDACSLLDETPPQSPTRALPRPLHPTPVVDWDARPLPPPPAYDDVAQDEDDFEICSINSTLVGAGVPAGPSQGQTNYAFVPEQARPPPPLEDNLFLPPQGGGKPPSSAQTAEIFQALQQECMRQLQAPAGSPAPSPSPGGDDKPQVPPRVPIPPRPTRPHVQLSPAPLGEEETGRWPGPASPPRVPPREPLSPQGSRTPSPLVPPGSSPLPPRLSSSPGKIMPTTQSFASDPKYATPQVIQAPGPRAGPCILPIVRDGKKVSSTHYYLLPERPSYLERYQRFLREAQSPEEPAPLPVPLLLPPPSTPAPAAPTATVRPMPQAALDPKANFSTNNSNPGARPPPPRATARLPQRGCPGDGPEAGRPGDKIQMLQAMVHGVTTEECQAALQCHGWSVQRAAQYLKVEQLFGLGLRPRGECHKVLEMFDWNLEQAGCHLLGSWGPAHHKR
- the TNK2 gene encoding activated CDC42 kinase 1 isoform X26, producing the protein MQPEEGTGWLLELLSEVQLQQYFLRLRDDLNVTRLSHFEYVKNEDLEKIGMGRPGQRRLWEAVKRRKALCKRKSWMSKVFSGKRLEAEFPPHHSQSTFRKTSPAPGGPAGEGPLQSLTCLIGEKDLRLLEKLGDGSFGVVRRGEWDAPSGKTVSVAVKCLKPDVLSQPEAMDDFIREVNAMHSLDHRNLIRLYGVVLTPPMKMVTELAPLGSLLDRLRKHQGHFLLGTLSRYAVQVAEGMGYLESKRFIHRDLAARNLLLATRDLVKIGDFGLMRALPQNDDHYVMQEHRKVPFAWCAPESLKTRTFSHASDTWMFGVTLWEMFTYGQEPWIGLNGSQILHKIDKEGERLPRPEDCPQDIYNVMVQCWAHKPEDRPTFVALRDFLLEAQPTDMRALQDFEEPDKLHIQMNDVITVIEGRAENYWWRGQNTRTLCVGPFPRNVVTSVAGLSAQDISQPLQNSFIHTGHGDSDPRHCWGFPDRIDELYLGNPMDPPDLLSVELSTSRRPQHLGGVKKPTYDPVSEDQDPLSSDFKRLGLRKPGLPRGLWLAKPSARVPGTKASRGSGAEVTLIDFGEEPVVPALRPCAPSLAQLAMDACSLLDETPPQSPTRALPRPLHPTPVVDWDARPLPPPPAYDDVAQDEDDFEICSINSTLVGAGVPAGPSQGQTNYAFVPEQARPPPPLEDNLFLPPQGGGKPPSSAQTAEIFQALQQECMRQLQAPAGSPAPSPSPGGDDKPQVPPRVPIPPRPTRPHVQLSPAPLGEEETGRWPGPASPPRVPPREPLSPQGSRTPSPLVPPGSSPLPPRLSSSPGKIMPTTQSFASDPKYATPQVIQAPGPRAGPCILPIVRDGKKVSSTHYYLLPERPSYLERYQRFLREAQSPEEPAPLPVPLLLPPPSTPAPAAPTATVRPMPQAALDPKANFSTNNSNPGARPPPPRATARLPQRGCPGDGPEAGRPGDKIQMAMVHGVTTEECQAALQCHGWSVQRAAQYLKVEQLFGLGLRPRGECHKVLEMFDWNLEQAGCHLLGSWGPAHHKR